Below is a window of Candidatus Viadribacter manganicus DNA.
ACGGTTTCGCCGAGGAACACCGCAGGCACGTTGGCCAGCATCATACCAAGCGTGGTGCCGGTGGTGACCAGCGCGATATCGTGGAAGCGAGCAGCGAGCAGCGATGTCGCGATCTGAGTCTTGTCGCCAATCTCCACGAGGAAGAACGCAACGAGCGTCGTTAAAAACACGCTGCCTGCGCTGGGTTGTCCGGCGCGTTCATCTTCTTTGTCAGGGATGAGTGCCCAAGCCGCCATCATCACGAAGGCGCCGCCGACGATGAGTTGGAATATCTGACCGCTCAGCCATTGAGCAATGAGAAAGCCCAGCGTCGCGGCGCCAGCATGATTAAGGAGCGTCGCGCAGAGAATGCCAAGAATGATCGGCACGGGTGCTCGGAAGCGCGCTGCGAGTACGATCGCGAGTAATTGGGTTTTGTCGCCGATCTCCGCGATCGCAACCAAACCTGCCGATGTCCAAAGGGCTTCCATGAAATGCGTCCGGGGCCTGTGCTGACACGACGACGCAACACATCGCGCGGCC
It encodes the following:
- a CDS encoding TMEM165/GDT1 family protein; this encodes MEALWTSAGLVAIAEIGDKTQLLAIVLAARFRAPVPIILGILCATLLNHAGAATLGFLIAQWLSGQIFQLIVGGAFVMMAAWALIPDKEDERAGQPSAGSVFLTTLVAFFLVEIGDKTQIATSLLAARFHDIALVTTGTTLGMMLANVPAVFLGETVTRMVPLSYVRATAAVLLAATGVWVIVAALTGSAA